The region GTCCTCGAACGTCCGCACCCGGGCGCGGCGGGCCAGGAACGCCTCGGCGACCGCCGAACACGCCTTGGTGACGGTGCCGCCCGGCGGCGACTCCTCCAGCCGGATCACCGCCTCGGGCCCGGTCATGCTGCACCGCGCGCGGTCGGGGTCGATCAGCGTGACCGACTCGATCGCGCTGTTGACCGTCAACGGCAGGTCGACGATGACGAGCTGGATCCCGCAGGCCAGGCCGTTGCGGGCGATCCGCTGCAACTGCTGTTGCTGCTCTTCGCGCAGCGGCTGTCCGTCGCCGAAGAGCACCGCGATCCGCCAGGGTTCGCTGCGGTGGCCGGTCTCGGCGGCCAGCGCCCGCAGCGAAGTGTGGCCGCCGAGCAGCGCGCTGGTGTGGATGCGGCGGATGTGGTCCGACAGCGCCTCCAGCATCTCGTCCAGCCGCGTCGGGTCGTGCGCGGTGAGCAGCCCGGCCCTGGTCAGCGGGTACAGGCCGGGCAGCGTGCCGGTGAGCTGGGCGACGTCCCAGACGTGCACCCGGACCAGTCCGGGCTGGAAGTGCCCGAGCACCCGCAGCAGCAGGTTCTGCACCAGCGCTTCGGCGGTCTCGCGGGTCCCGGGGCGCGTGGTGATCCGCAGGTGTGACTCGTCGAGGAGCGGCACCGCGGCCGGGAACGGTTGCGGCGCGGGGGAATCCGGCACCTCGGCGGTGCCGATGTGCCACAGCTCGGGGGCGGGGGAGGACAGGTCCGCGGTGCCGACCCAGCCGAGCCACTCCTCCCACGGCCGCCCGGCCGAACCGGGAGCGGCGGCCGCGGTGAGCGCGGTCAGCTCCACCGGACCGCTGGCGGTCCACTCGGCGTAGATCTCGTCGCGCTCGAGCGTCGCCTCGGTCATCGCGGCGTCGAACGCGGGGCTCGGCGCGCCCTCGACCCGCGACGGGTCGCGGGCGGCTTCGGCGACGCCGATCTGGGCGATCCGCAGGGCGAACTCGCGCTGAGCGCAGTCGGCGTGGATGCGGCGGCGTTCGTTCTCGGCGGCTCCGAGTGCGGTGGCGACGCTGGACCTCAGGCGCGCGAAGGCCGCTTCGATGCGACTCCGGCGCTCGTTGCGTTTGCGCACTCCCCACCTCGGAACATGGGTTACCGACCGTGAGCAAAGTACCACCCGCCGGCTGGGCGAGCAGCAGTCGCGTCCGCGGTCCGGACGCCCGCGTCCCGCAGTACGGGAGGGCGGATTTCCCGCCACCGGACCGCTTTCGGCCTCCGGACGGCTCCGGGAGGGCGCCGACGTCCGCGACGTGGTGCGCCCGCCACCAGGCACGATCACGGCGCCCGCCACCAGGCGCGATCACGTCCGCCGCGTCGGCAGCGGGCGGTGTCCGAACGCTGGGCCCGCGCATGCAGCCGCTGTTTCGACGCCAACCGCGTGCCGCCGCGGGCGGTTCCGCGCCTAGAGCCGGGTGACGAAGCCGCGCAGCGCGTCGAGGGTGTGGTCGACCAGGCCCTGCGTGCGCTCGATCTGGTCGTCGGCCCGGCGCAGTCCGGGAGGCACCACCGTCTCCGGGTGCTCCGGGTCGAGCCGGGCCAGCGCCTCGTGGGCTTCGCCCAGCGACCGGCGGCCGCGGGCGAGCTGGCCCTGCGCCAGCTCCAGGCGGTCCTCGACCTCGTTCAGCGCCGCGATGAGTTCACCGAGTGCGGACACGAGCTACAGCCGCCCCGCGTAGCCCTCGGCGGAGGAGATGCTCGCGTTGATCGTGCCCTGCACACCGGTCAGGCTGTGCGCGGCCTCGGCCAGCATGCCGGTCGCGTGCTGGATCTCCTCCTGGCTGCTGCCCTGCGTCGCGTTCGCCAGCGCCTGCTGCGCCTCCTCGAGCGCGAGGGTGGCCTGTTGCAGGGCGGCGATGCTCTCCGACGCCTTCTGGCTGGCCAGGGCGATACCCGCGCGAACCTCTTCCACGCCTGCCATGGTTCTAGCGATCCTCCGGTGCAAGGGATGGGGGAGAAGGAAATGTTTACCGTTGCACAAGTTAGCGCCCCGGCCGGGAAGATGCGCAGGCAGGTCGCCGGGAAGTCGTAACCGGGGTCAGCGACTTCCCAGATATATGAGCATGTTTCTACATGTCCATTGTGGAGTCAGTCGGCATTCGCGGCGTCCGCGGCGGCCGACAGCTCGATCGCCGCTATACCGGATGGCGGAGTGGGGGCGGCCGACCAACGGGCCATCGCGCGGGGGCCGTCCACCCGCAGCCGCGACCAGCCGCTGCCGCCGAGCTGGGCGATCGCGTTGGTCACGATCTCCGGCGGCTCCCCGACCGCGGGGCCGAGGTCCAGCTCGATGCGCACCATCGGCGGGCGTTCGGCCCAGTCGACGACGACCGCGTTGCGCGAGAGTCTGCTCGCCAGCGCCCGCGCGGGCCACTCCGCGCCCGCCCGGCGCTCGGTGACGACGTCGACCAGCAGCGCGAGCCGGGGCCGCCGCCTGCCGTGCTCGTCCAGCTCGCTCGGTCCCGGGTCCGGTTCGGGCATCGGCTCGTCGGGGTCGTCGAGCGGGTCGAAGGAGTCGAAAGCGGCGGAACCACCCGTCCACGCCTCGACCAGCATCCGCTCGCCGCCGGCGACGAGATCGCCGACCAGCTCGGGGTTGTCCACCACGGTCCAGGCGGTCGGCGGCTCGCAGGAGACCCGGTGGCGGCCGTAGTCCGGACCGAGTTCGCGCAGGAACGTCCGGACCGCGCGCGACAGCGCGCCCGGCCCGGTGCCGGAAGCCGCGCCGGTGCAGCTGATGGTCACCGACCAGCAGCCGGGTTCCTCGTCGGAGCAGTCGCCGGACTCCACGATCCGCCCGTCGAGGCGCCGCACGAGCCCGCGGCAGGCGTCGCGCGCGGCGCGCTCGTCCTCGGCGCCGGCCACGACGGTGATGAGGAGCTCCAGCTCGGTGTTTTCAGACATCGCGGGACGCATTGTTCCCCATACCCGTGCGGGTGCGAAGCGTTGAACAGGTGAACATCACTCCGGTCCCGTCCCCGCGACAACGACGGTGGGCGGCGGCGCGGCCGGGCGCAGCTCGGGCCTCGAACGGCTCGGGCGGGTCCGGGAGCGCTGGTCCACGTGCCGGACAGCGCCTGTCGACCCGGCGATCTCTCGGAGCAGCGGTCCGGGCACGTGTGGCTGGAGCGGGCGGGGCCGTCGCCCACGGCGTGGACGGCCGCACCGCCACGTGCTGTGTCCGGGCGCTCTCCTGCGGGCTCGGCGAGCGGGCGAGGGGCCGCTTATCTCGTGGCGCTCCACGAGCACGTCCGCGCTTCGTCAAGCGCGGTCCGAACCCAGGTCGGCGACCATCCGCCATTTCGCACGTCTGCATTTCCCGCGCACCGCACATATTCGGTTCGAGATCAATGCGGCACCGGACCCGAAGGTGCCGTGCGAACGTCGTGGGACCGCTGCGAAACGGAAATCAGCAAGGACTTTCCGGCACTGCGCGGAGTCATGCGGCAATAGACCGCGCTCATCGGGCGACCCCGAATACGTGACACTCGATCACGGCGAAGTGCGCCCGCCGCCGCTTTGCGAACGACGAGAGCGCACCCGCTCCGCTCACGACGGCCCGTGCTCGCTCGGCACGCCCGCGCGAGGTCCGCTCCGCTCAGGCGCTCGCGCGGTTCCGGCAACGTTCAGCCGTCGTGCCTGCGGTGGCGTCCGGTCGTGCCGGTTTGACCGGCTCCGGGCGTGCCCGTGGTCTCCACGCCGGGCAGCTCGCTGATGCCGTAGTGGCTGTAGAGGTCGCGCCCCTCCGCGTCGGAGAGGTGGCCGTGTTCGGCCGCCACGCGAGGGGCGAACTTGACCATGTCCTTGGACACGCTGACGTCGATCCTGTCCTCCTGGGTCGACGCCCCGTTCAGCGGTACGAACGTCTCCCGGGTGCCCAGGAAGCCACATCGGACGGTCACCCACTCGGGCTGGTGAGTGGAGTCGTGCACGTACACGTTGCCGACCCGGCCGATCTTCACGCCGCTGCGGTCGTATACCGCCGTGCCGATCAGGTCCTGCGCGCGTTCGACGTCCATCGCCAACCCCCTCGAGATCTCGCGCGCACGCGTCGCCGGAACCGCTCCGGTGCACCCGACACGCCGTGCGCCGCTGATCTCACGCTGCATCCGAGGTCAGCGGCCTGCAACCGGGTACGCGGTAATCACCACCCGCGCGGGTGACGCAAGTGATCGCTGGTTCTGCTGACGGATCGCATCCGACATCACTGATCAGTGATCGAATCCAGTGATAACAGCGAGCGCGTTCGACTGATCAGGTGTTCAGCTCGCGGCCGACGAAGGTGAGCACGTCACCCATCACCTCGGCCTTGTTCGTCTCGTTGAACAGCTCGTGCCGCCCGCCCGGGTAGATGTGCTCGTGGAACGAGTAGCCGCGGATCCGGTCGATCCCGGTGCGGGTGTCGGCCTCGGGGACCAGCTCGTCGTCCTCGCCGTGGATCCACAGCGCGGGTACCCGCAGCGTCACACCTTCGTTGATCCGGGTCAGGCACTCGTCGATCGCGGCGAGCGTCGTCCGCTTGAACGCGCCGTGCCAGACCAGCGGGTCGTCCGCGTAGTCGCGGCCGACCTGCGGGTCGCGGGAGAGCGTCGCCGGGTCGATCGGCGTCTCGGGGATCTCCTCGGCCTCCAGCAGGTCCAGCGCGTGCCAGGTGCCCAGCACGGGCGCGGAGAGGACCACCGCCGCCAGCTCGTCCTGGTGCAGTTGGGCGTAGCGGGTGGCGAGCATCCCGCCGAGCGAGTGTCCGATGAGGACTACGGGCAGCCCGGGGTGCTCGGCGGAGATCTCGCGCCGCACCGCGTCCAGGTCGGCCACGACGTCGTCGGCGTCGGAGAACAGGACGCGTTCGCCGGGCGAGTTGCCGTGCCCGACGTGGTCGGGAGCGCAGACGAAAGCCCCGGCGCCCACCAACTGCTGCGCGACCCACTGGTAGCGCCCGGAGTGCTCGCCGTATCCGTGGGCCAGCAGCGCGATCCACCTCGGGGCGGCCGCGGACCAGGTCCGGACCGCGAGGCTGCCGCTGGGGACGGTGACTTCTCGTGCTGTCGGCTCGACCATGGCCTCACCCCAGCACAGAACGGGGCTTCGCGGCCAGCATTTCACCGGATGCCGGTGGCTCGGGTCGTAGCCGCAGGTGAGCGTCGCGGTGACGGGACGGACGGGGCGGCGGGCGGGCCTGGCGGCCGTCGTTGCGGGCCAGTCCGCCCAGCGCCTCCCCCGACGATCCCCGCCACGACGAGCACCCTCGTCCCGGCTGCCCGGCTGCCCGGCTGCCCGGCTGCCCGGCTGCCCGGCTGCCCGGCTGCGCCGCCGTTGGCGACGCAGCCGGGGCGCGGTCGTCACCC is a window of Saccharopolyspora erythraea NRRL 2338 DNA encoding:
- a CDS encoding PRC-barrel domain-containing protein, whose product is MDVERAQDLIGTAVYDRSGVKIGRVGNVYVHDSTHQPEWVTVRCGFLGTRETFVPLNGASTQEDRIDVSVSKDMVKFAPRVAAEHGHLSDAEGRDLYSHYGISELPGVETTGTPGAGQTGTTGRHRRHDG
- a CDS encoding alpha/beta fold hydrolase, whose product is MVEPTAREVTVPSGSLAVRTWSAAAPRWIALLAHGYGEHSGRYQWVAQQLVGAGAFVCAPDHVGHGNSPGERVLFSDADDVVADLDAVRREISAEHPGLPVVLIGHSLGGMLATRYAQLHQDELAAVVLSAPVLGTWHALDLLEAEEIPETPIDPATLSRDPQVGRDYADDPLVWHGAFKRTTLAAIDECLTRINEGVTLRVPALWIHGEDDELVPEADTRTGIDRIRGYSFHEHIYPGGRHELFNETNKAEVMGDVLTFVGRELNT